The Megalobrama amblycephala isolate DHTTF-2021 linkage group LG7, ASM1881202v1, whole genome shotgun sequence genome window below encodes:
- the cdadc1 gene encoding cytidine and dCMP deaminase domain-containing protein 1 isoform X2 has translation MAASDSRRSYGDFEGNRSIPNGEDVRNVRDTGVQTDAKVQGQGPRLSTANLFTLLSLWMELFPKKEPCQRENDPAGDSGLVVVHEHRVLGLHCSSVQLHAGQVAVVKHGPRLKGCDLYFSRKPCSTCLKMLINAGVNRISYWPGDAEIGLLSGRHDHADSSHQEAILDATAAERLKSNSRPHICVLLQPLDSTMLQFVEETSQNCDFLEKIAADNPTLDVADIYRKERWNNLNDFLEKFFINDEEQHMYVLNKMGLENFCVEPNFSNLRQHMRNLIRILTSVAASVPVLQDEYGFFMREPLGMGSPALPQDVIRHCIIQARLLECRTEDPKVGVGAVIWAEGKQSQCDGTGRLYLVGCGYNAYPVGSQYAEYPQLDHKQKERQNRKYRYILHAEQNALTFRSAEIKQEENTMMFVTKCPCDECVPLIGCAGIKQIYTTDLDSNKVKHDISYLRFDKLNGVQKFIWQQKSARHTSEQAAPPTANGCMKRRDEETHFQCNKRLRS, from the exons ATGGCAGCATCGGACAGTCGGCGGTCTTATGGGGATTTCGAGGGGAACAGATCTATTCCAAACGGCGAGGACGTGCGCAATGTGAGGGATACCGGCGTACAGACGGATGCCAAAGTACAAG GTCAGGGACCTCGGCTGTCCACAGCCAATCTCTTCACATTGTTGAGTTTATGGATGGAACTTTTCCCCAAGAAAGAACCATGTCAGCGAGAAAATGATCCT GCTGGAGACAGTGGTCTTGTGGTGGTCCATGAGCACAGGGTTCTGGGTCTGCATTGCTCCAGTGTGCAGTTACATGCAGGACAGGTGGCTGTGGTCAAACATGGACCTCGACTGAAGGGATGTGACCTCTACTTCTCCAGAAAACCCTGTTCAACCTGCCTCAAGATGCTCATCAATG CTGGTGTGAACAGGATATCTTACTGGCCCGGTGATGCTGAGATCGGCCTGCTGTCAGGTAGACACGATCATGCGGACTCCAGTCACCAGGAAGCCATTCTAGACGCCACAGCTGCGGAGCGACTGAAGTCCAACAGCAGACCCCACATCTGTGTGCTCCTGCAGCCTCTGGACAGCACCATGCTGCAGTTCGTGGAAGAAACCTCCCAAAACTGTGACTTCCTTGAGAAGATTGCGGCTGACAATCCTACTCTGGATGTTGCGGATATCTATAGAAAGGAACGGTGGAACAACTTGAATGACTTCCTGGAAAAGTTCTTTATCAATGATGAAGAACAGCATATGTATGTGCTGAACAAGATGGGACTGGAGAACTTTTGCGTGGAACCAAATTTTAGTAACTTAAGGCAGCACATGAGGAATCTCATTAGGATTCTCACGTCTGTGGCCGCTAGTGTTCCGGTTCTCCAGGACGAATATGGTTTCTTCATGAGGGAACCTTTAGGGATGGGTTCTCCAGCTTTACCTCAGGATGTGATACGGCACTGTATCATACAGGCCCGGTTATTGGAGTGTAGAACAG AGGATCCTAAAGTGGGAGTTGGTGCAGTTATTTGGGCAGAGGGAAAACAG TCACAATGTGATGGCACAGGTCGGCTTTACCTAGTGGGCTGTGGCTACAACGCCTATCCAGTGGGCTCACAGTACGCAGAATACCCTCAGTTGGATCACAagcagaaagagagacagaacaGGAAGTACCGATACATCCTCCATGCGGAGCAGAACGCGCTCACATTCAG GAGTGCAGAGATAAAACAAGAGGAGAACACAATGATGTTTGTAACCAAATGCCCGTGTGATGAGTGCGTCCCTCTGATCGGCTGTGCTGGAATAAAGCAGATCTACACTACAGACCTGGACAGCAACAAAGTCAAACACGACATCTCTTACCTCAGGTTCGACAAACTCAACGGCGTCCAAAAGTTCATT TGGCAACAGAAATCTGCTAGACATACTTCAGAACAAGCTGCTCCGCCTACAGCAA atGGCTGCATGAAACGAAGAGATGAGGAAACACATTTTCAGTGCAATAAGAGACTGAGatcatag
- the cdadc1 gene encoding cytidine and dCMP deaminase domain-containing protein 1 isoform X1, producing the protein MAASDSRRSYGDFEGNRSIPNGEDVRNVRDTGVQTDAKVQGQGPRLSTANLFTLLSLWMELFPKKEPCQRENDPQRRSERKYICVQAGDSGLVVVHEHRVLGLHCSSVQLHAGQVAVVKHGPRLKGCDLYFSRKPCSTCLKMLINAGVNRISYWPGDAEIGLLSGRHDHADSSHQEAILDATAAERLKSNSRPHICVLLQPLDSTMLQFVEETSQNCDFLEKIAADNPTLDVADIYRKERWNNLNDFLEKFFINDEEQHMYVLNKMGLENFCVEPNFSNLRQHMRNLIRILTSVAASVPVLQDEYGFFMREPLGMGSPALPQDVIRHCIIQARLLECRTEDPKVGVGAVIWAEGKQSQCDGTGRLYLVGCGYNAYPVGSQYAEYPQLDHKQKERQNRKYRYILHAEQNALTFRSAEIKQEENTMMFVTKCPCDECVPLIGCAGIKQIYTTDLDSNKVKHDISYLRFDKLNGVQKFIWQQKSARHTSEQAAPPTANGCMKRRDEETHFQCNKRLRS; encoded by the exons ATGGCAGCATCGGACAGTCGGCGGTCTTATGGGGATTTCGAGGGGAACAGATCTATTCCAAACGGCGAGGACGTGCGCAATGTGAGGGATACCGGCGTACAGACGGATGCCAAAGTACAAG GTCAGGGACCTCGGCTGTCCACAGCCAATCTCTTCACATTGTTGAGTTTATGGATGGAACTTTTCCCCAAGAAAGAACCATGTCAGCGAGAAAATGATCCT caAAGAAGAAGTGAGAGGAAATATATTTGTGTCCAGGCTGGAGACAGTGGTCTTGTGGTGGTCCATGAGCACAGGGTTCTGGGTCTGCATTGCTCCAGTGTGCAGTTACATGCAGGACAGGTGGCTGTGGTCAAACATGGACCTCGACTGAAGGGATGTGACCTCTACTTCTCCAGAAAACCCTGTTCAACCTGCCTCAAGATGCTCATCAATG CTGGTGTGAACAGGATATCTTACTGGCCCGGTGATGCTGAGATCGGCCTGCTGTCAGGTAGACACGATCATGCGGACTCCAGTCACCAGGAAGCCATTCTAGACGCCACAGCTGCGGAGCGACTGAAGTCCAACAGCAGACCCCACATCTGTGTGCTCCTGCAGCCTCTGGACAGCACCATGCTGCAGTTCGTGGAAGAAACCTCCCAAAACTGTGACTTCCTTGAGAAGATTGCGGCTGACAATCCTACTCTGGATGTTGCGGATATCTATAGAAAGGAACGGTGGAACAACTTGAATGACTTCCTGGAAAAGTTCTTTATCAATGATGAAGAACAGCATATGTATGTGCTGAACAAGATGGGACTGGAGAACTTTTGCGTGGAACCAAATTTTAGTAACTTAAGGCAGCACATGAGGAATCTCATTAGGATTCTCACGTCTGTGGCCGCTAGTGTTCCGGTTCTCCAGGACGAATATGGTTTCTTCATGAGGGAACCTTTAGGGATGGGTTCTCCAGCTTTACCTCAGGATGTGATACGGCACTGTATCATACAGGCCCGGTTATTGGAGTGTAGAACAG AGGATCCTAAAGTGGGAGTTGGTGCAGTTATTTGGGCAGAGGGAAAACAG TCACAATGTGATGGCACAGGTCGGCTTTACCTAGTGGGCTGTGGCTACAACGCCTATCCAGTGGGCTCACAGTACGCAGAATACCCTCAGTTGGATCACAagcagaaagagagacagaacaGGAAGTACCGATACATCCTCCATGCGGAGCAGAACGCGCTCACATTCAG GAGTGCAGAGATAAAACAAGAGGAGAACACAATGATGTTTGTAACCAAATGCCCGTGTGATGAGTGCGTCCCTCTGATCGGCTGTGCTGGAATAAAGCAGATCTACACTACAGACCTGGACAGCAACAAAGTCAAACACGACATCTCTTACCTCAGGTTCGACAAACTCAACGGCGTCCAAAAGTTCATT TGGCAACAGAAATCTGCTAGACATACTTCAGAACAAGCTGCTCCGCCTACAGCAA atGGCTGCATGAAACGAAGAGATGAGGAAACACATTTTCAGTGCAATAAGAGACTGAGatcatag
- the cdadc1 gene encoding cytidine and dCMP deaminase domain-containing protein 1 isoform X4 produces the protein MPKYKAMYNWLCSLFPTGQGPRLSTANLFTLLSLWMELFPKKEPCQRENDPAGDSGLVVVHEHRVLGLHCSSVQLHAGQVAVVKHGPRLKGCDLYFSRKPCSTCLKMLINAGVNRISYWPGDAEIGLLSGRHDHADSSHQEAILDATAAERLKSNSRPHICVLLQPLDSTMLQFVEETSQNCDFLEKIAADNPTLDVADIYRKERWNNLNDFLEKFFINDEEQHMYVLNKMGLENFCVEPNFSNLRQHMRNLIRILTSVAASVPVLQDEYGFFMREPLGMGSPALPQDVIRHCIIQARLLECRTEDPKVGVGAVIWAEGKQSQCDGTGRLYLVGCGYNAYPVGSQYAEYPQLDHKQKERQNRKYRYILHAEQNALTFRSAEIKQEENTMMFVTKCPCDECVPLIGCAGIKQIYTTDLDSNKVKHDISYLRFDKLNGVQKFIWQQKSARHTSEQAAPPTANGCMKRRDEETHFQCNKRLRS, from the exons ATGCCAAAGTACAAG GCTATGTATAATTGGCTATGTTCTTTATTTCCGACTG GTCAGGGACCTCGGCTGTCCACAGCCAATCTCTTCACATTGTTGAGTTTATGGATGGAACTTTTCCCCAAGAAAGAACCATGTCAGCGAGAAAATGATCCT GCTGGAGACAGTGGTCTTGTGGTGGTCCATGAGCACAGGGTTCTGGGTCTGCATTGCTCCAGTGTGCAGTTACATGCAGGACAGGTGGCTGTGGTCAAACATGGACCTCGACTGAAGGGATGTGACCTCTACTTCTCCAGAAAACCCTGTTCAACCTGCCTCAAGATGCTCATCAATG CTGGTGTGAACAGGATATCTTACTGGCCCGGTGATGCTGAGATCGGCCTGCTGTCAGGTAGACACGATCATGCGGACTCCAGTCACCAGGAAGCCATTCTAGACGCCACAGCTGCGGAGCGACTGAAGTCCAACAGCAGACCCCACATCTGTGTGCTCCTGCAGCCTCTGGACAGCACCATGCTGCAGTTCGTGGAAGAAACCTCCCAAAACTGTGACTTCCTTGAGAAGATTGCGGCTGACAATCCTACTCTGGATGTTGCGGATATCTATAGAAAGGAACGGTGGAACAACTTGAATGACTTCCTGGAAAAGTTCTTTATCAATGATGAAGAACAGCATATGTATGTGCTGAACAAGATGGGACTGGAGAACTTTTGCGTGGAACCAAATTTTAGTAACTTAAGGCAGCACATGAGGAATCTCATTAGGATTCTCACGTCTGTGGCCGCTAGTGTTCCGGTTCTCCAGGACGAATATGGTTTCTTCATGAGGGAACCTTTAGGGATGGGTTCTCCAGCTTTACCTCAGGATGTGATACGGCACTGTATCATACAGGCCCGGTTATTGGAGTGTAGAACAG AGGATCCTAAAGTGGGAGTTGGTGCAGTTATTTGGGCAGAGGGAAAACAG TCACAATGTGATGGCACAGGTCGGCTTTACCTAGTGGGCTGTGGCTACAACGCCTATCCAGTGGGCTCACAGTACGCAGAATACCCTCAGTTGGATCACAagcagaaagagagacagaacaGGAAGTACCGATACATCCTCCATGCGGAGCAGAACGCGCTCACATTCAG GAGTGCAGAGATAAAACAAGAGGAGAACACAATGATGTTTGTAACCAAATGCCCGTGTGATGAGTGCGTCCCTCTGATCGGCTGTGCTGGAATAAAGCAGATCTACACTACAGACCTGGACAGCAACAAAGTCAAACACGACATCTCTTACCTCAGGTTCGACAAACTCAACGGCGTCCAAAAGTTCATT TGGCAACAGAAATCTGCTAGACATACTTCAGAACAAGCTGCTCCGCCTACAGCAA atGGCTGCATGAAACGAAGAGATGAGGAAACACATTTTCAGTGCAATAAGAGACTGAGatcatag
- the cdadc1 gene encoding cytidine and dCMP deaminase domain-containing protein 1 isoform X3 — protein sequence MPKYKAMYNWLCSLFPTGQGPRLSTANLFTLLSLWMELFPKKEPCQRENDPQRRSERKYICVQAGDSGLVVVHEHRVLGLHCSSVQLHAGQVAVVKHGPRLKGCDLYFSRKPCSTCLKMLINAGVNRISYWPGDAEIGLLSGRHDHADSSHQEAILDATAAERLKSNSRPHICVLLQPLDSTMLQFVEETSQNCDFLEKIAADNPTLDVADIYRKERWNNLNDFLEKFFINDEEQHMYVLNKMGLENFCVEPNFSNLRQHMRNLIRILTSVAASVPVLQDEYGFFMREPLGMGSPALPQDVIRHCIIQARLLECRTEDPKVGVGAVIWAEGKQSQCDGTGRLYLVGCGYNAYPVGSQYAEYPQLDHKQKERQNRKYRYILHAEQNALTFRSAEIKQEENTMMFVTKCPCDECVPLIGCAGIKQIYTTDLDSNKVKHDISYLRFDKLNGVQKFIWQQKSARHTSEQAAPPTANGCMKRRDEETHFQCNKRLRS from the exons ATGCCAAAGTACAAG GCTATGTATAATTGGCTATGTTCTTTATTTCCGACTG GTCAGGGACCTCGGCTGTCCACAGCCAATCTCTTCACATTGTTGAGTTTATGGATGGAACTTTTCCCCAAGAAAGAACCATGTCAGCGAGAAAATGATCCT caAAGAAGAAGTGAGAGGAAATATATTTGTGTCCAGGCTGGAGACAGTGGTCTTGTGGTGGTCCATGAGCACAGGGTTCTGGGTCTGCATTGCTCCAGTGTGCAGTTACATGCAGGACAGGTGGCTGTGGTCAAACATGGACCTCGACTGAAGGGATGTGACCTCTACTTCTCCAGAAAACCCTGTTCAACCTGCCTCAAGATGCTCATCAATG CTGGTGTGAACAGGATATCTTACTGGCCCGGTGATGCTGAGATCGGCCTGCTGTCAGGTAGACACGATCATGCGGACTCCAGTCACCAGGAAGCCATTCTAGACGCCACAGCTGCGGAGCGACTGAAGTCCAACAGCAGACCCCACATCTGTGTGCTCCTGCAGCCTCTGGACAGCACCATGCTGCAGTTCGTGGAAGAAACCTCCCAAAACTGTGACTTCCTTGAGAAGATTGCGGCTGACAATCCTACTCTGGATGTTGCGGATATCTATAGAAAGGAACGGTGGAACAACTTGAATGACTTCCTGGAAAAGTTCTTTATCAATGATGAAGAACAGCATATGTATGTGCTGAACAAGATGGGACTGGAGAACTTTTGCGTGGAACCAAATTTTAGTAACTTAAGGCAGCACATGAGGAATCTCATTAGGATTCTCACGTCTGTGGCCGCTAGTGTTCCGGTTCTCCAGGACGAATATGGTTTCTTCATGAGGGAACCTTTAGGGATGGGTTCTCCAGCTTTACCTCAGGATGTGATACGGCACTGTATCATACAGGCCCGGTTATTGGAGTGTAGAACAG AGGATCCTAAAGTGGGAGTTGGTGCAGTTATTTGGGCAGAGGGAAAACAG TCACAATGTGATGGCACAGGTCGGCTTTACCTAGTGGGCTGTGGCTACAACGCCTATCCAGTGGGCTCACAGTACGCAGAATACCCTCAGTTGGATCACAagcagaaagagagacagaacaGGAAGTACCGATACATCCTCCATGCGGAGCAGAACGCGCTCACATTCAG GAGTGCAGAGATAAAACAAGAGGAGAACACAATGATGTTTGTAACCAAATGCCCGTGTGATGAGTGCGTCCCTCTGATCGGCTGTGCTGGAATAAAGCAGATCTACACTACAGACCTGGACAGCAACAAAGTCAAACACGACATCTCTTACCTCAGGTTCGACAAACTCAACGGCGTCCAAAAGTTCATT TGGCAACAGAAATCTGCTAGACATACTTCAGAACAAGCTGCTCCGCCTACAGCAA atGGCTGCATGAAACGAAGAGATGAGGAAACACATTTTCAGTGCAATAAGAGACTGAGatcatag
- the cab39l gene encoding calcium-binding protein 39-like: protein MPLFGKSHKNPTEIVKTLKDNLSILVKQDKKTEKASEEVSKCLVAMKEILYGTNDKEPHTETVAQLAQELYNSGLLISLVENLQVIDFEGKKDVCQIFNNILRRQIGTRSPTVEYFCSHQEVLFILLKGYETPQVALNCGIMLRECIRHEPLAKIVLHSEHFKDFFSYVEMSTFDIASDAFATFKDLLTRHKVLVSEFLEQNYDAVFDNYEKLLHSENYVTKRQSLKLLGELLLDRHNFTVMTRYISKPENLKLMMNLLRDKSPNIQFEAFHVFKVFVANPNKTQPIVDILLKNQTKLIDFLSNFQKDRTDDEQFNDEKTYLVKQIRDLKKPAS from the exons ATGCCACTATTTGGTAAATCTCACAAGAACCCCACAGAAATTGTGAAGACCCTGAAGGACAACCTCTCCATCCTGGTCAAACAGGACAAGAAGACAGAGAAG GCTTCAGAGGAGGTGTCCAAATGTCTGGTGGCGATGAAGGAGATCCTGTACGGCACTAACGATAAGGAGCCGCACACAGAAACGGTGGCTCAACTGGCCCAAGAGCTCTACAACAGCGGCCTGCTCATCTCGCTGGTGGAAAACCTGCAGGTCATCGACTTTGAG GGTAAAAAAGATGTTTGTCAGATCTTCAACAACATCCTGCGCAGGCAGATCGGAACCCGCAGCCCAACGGTGGAATATTTCTGCTCTCATCAGGAAGTTCTTTTCATCTTACTCAAAGG GTATGAGACCCCTCAGGTGGCACTGAATTGTGGGATTATGCTGCGTGAGTGCATCCGGCACGAACCTCTCGCCAAAATCGTCCTCCACTCTGAACACTTTAAAGATTTCTTCAGCTACGTGGAGATGTCCACATTTGACATCGCTTCTGATGCATTTGCCACCTTTAAG gacCTGCTCACGAGACACAAGGTTCTGGTGTCGGAATTTTTAGAACAGAACTATGATGcg GTTTTTGATAATTACGAGAAACTGCTTCACTCTGAGAACTACGTAACCAAGAGACAGTCATTGAAG CTGCTGGGTGAACTGCTCCTGGACAGACACAATTTCACAGTCATGACGCGGTACATCAGTAAACCAGAGAACCTGAAGCTCATGATGAACCTCCTGAGAGACAAGAGCCCCAACATTCAGTTTGAGGCTTTCCATGTCTTTAAG GTGTTTGTGGCCAATCCAAATAAAACGCAGCCCATCGTAGACATTCTTTTGAAGAACCAAACGAAACTCATCGACTTCCTTAGCAACTTTCAGAAGGATCGCACGGACGACGAGCAGTTTAACGACGAAAAGACGTACCTCGTCAAACAAATACGAGACCTAAAGAAACCAGCCTCCTAA